Genomic segment of Corynebacterium urealyticum DSM 7109:
AACATACTTCTATGCTCGTCGCCGACCAGAAGGAATACATCGGCTGTGGGGGTGGACTTTGACTCATACGAAAGGATGAGTGACACCAAAGCCGCAGGCTGTGGGGGTTAGGGTGGAGGTGTGAACGAAGACCCGCGTACCCATTCACTCAGCGCGCAGCCGGTGACCGGCAAGCTCTCCCACGGGCTGTGGCTGGGCCTACAGGTGTTGATGATCGGCCTGCTCATCCTCGTGGCCTGGCGGGCAACCCACCCCATGACCTGGGTCGGACTGGGTGTGTTCTGGGTGCTGTACTGCAGCCAGCGACTTGTCACCCGGTGGTTGGGCGCGCCCACCTGGTTCGCCCTGCTGGTGGGGGCCTGGGCGGTGATGTCCGTTGGGCAACTGGAGGGCGCATTCGTCGTCTTCCCGATGTTCTTCCTCGCCGTGTACGTGTTTAGCCCGAGGATCTCCGCGGCGGTGGTCGCCGCACTCACGCTTGGGGTCGTGACGATGCTGGTGGGGCACATCGGCTGGAATATCGGCGCGGTGACCGGGCCGATCATCGGCGCGGCCGTCGCCTGGACCCTGGGGGTAGGGTTCCAGCTGCTGCACCGAGAAGCCACCGCCAAGGCACGCGCACTCGATGCGCTGGTCGCGGCCCGAGAAGAGGCTCTGGCCAGCTCCCGCAAGGCGGGTGAGGCCGATGAACGGATGCGGCTGGCCGGCGACATTCACGACACCGTGGCCCAGGGGCTATCCAGCATCCACATGCTGCTCACCGCCGTGGAGAACCAGCTCGCTGGACCCAACCCGTCCGGGACAAGCGAGGCCCGGGTAGGCGAGATCGGGCTAGCGCCTGATCACAGGGGCAAGGGGACGGCTGCCCAGCCCGGCCTAGACCAGCCGGGGATCGAGGCGGCGCACCAGCGGATGCTCACCCAGGTGCGGCTGGCCAGAGCCACCGCCGCCGAGAATCTCGCCGAGACCCGCCGCATCATTGCCGCCCTGCAGCCCGCCCCGCTGGAGGGAGCAGCGCTGCCCGTGGCTCTGGCACGCCTAGCCAGCTCCACCCCGCTCGGGGAGAAGCTGAGCTTCGAGACCGACGGCGCGCCCCGCCCGTTGCCCGACGAGGTGGAGGAAGGACTGCTGCGCTGCGCCCAGTCACTCGTATCTAACGTGGTTCGTCACTCCGGTGCCGATCGCGCCAAGCTCTCGCTGACCTTCCACCCGGGGGACGTCATCCTCGACGTCGTCGACAACGGTGCGGGTTTCGACCCCAGCGATGCCATCGACCGCAGAGCTACCGGTGGCAGCCTCGGCCTCTCCGGGGTGTACCGTCGCGTCGAGGCCCTCGGCGGCGAGATGACCATCGAGTCCGCCCCTGGGGAGGGAACCGGCATCTCGATCACGGTGCCCACGACCGGATACGATCGGGTCGATGGCGCCGGGGTGCACCCGCGCCGGGAAGGTGAGACACCGTGAAACACGCAGCACAGGCCCCAGCTCGGGGAGCCCAGGGTGGGCTGAACATCATGATCGTGGATGACCACCCCGTCGTCCGCGTGGGGCTGCAGGCTCTCATCGAAACCGCCGAGGA
This window contains:
- a CDS encoding sensor histidine kinase; this encodes MNEDPRTHSLSAQPVTGKLSHGLWLGLQVLMIGLLILVAWRATHPMTWVGLGVFWVLYCSQRLVTRWLGAPTWFALLVGAWAVMSVGQLEGAFVVFPMFFLAVYVFSPRISAAVVAALTLGVVTMLVGHIGWNIGAVTGPIIGAAVAWTLGVGFQLLHREATAKARALDALVAAREEALASSRKAGEADERMRLAGDIHDTVAQGLSSIHMLLTAVENQLAGPNPSGTSEARVGEIGLAPDHRGKGTAAQPGLDQPGIEAAHQRMLTQVRLARATAAENLAETRRIIAALQPAPLEGAALPVALARLASSTPLGEKLSFETDGAPRPLPDEVEEGLLRCAQSLVSNVVRHSGADRAKLSLTFHPGDVILDVVDNGAGFDPSDAIDRRATGGSLGLSGVYRRVEALGGEMTIESAPGEGTGISITVPTTGYDRVDGAGVHPRREGETP